DNA from Syntrophorhabdaceae bacterium:
GGGTCCATTGCAGCGCCCACGGCAGGTTTTCATTTTTCCGGAGAATTGCTCGGGGAACTGAAAAAGAAAGGTGTCCGCATAGTAAAGGTCACCCTGCACATCGGCACAGGGACCTTCCTCCTGATAAAGGAGCCTCACGTCGAATCGCACACAATGCACAGTGAATATTATCAGGTGAGCGAGGACATAAGGATGTACATCAAAGAGGCGAAACGATCAGGAAGAAGGATAGTGGCCTGCGGGACAAGCTCGGTGAGGACCATCGAGACGGTATGTCCGGGGAACGGCAACACGCCCCTCGCGGGCCGGACGGAGCTTTTCATATACCCTGGATACCAGTTCAGGTTTGTTGATGTCCTGATAACCAATTTCCATCTTCCACGGTCAACGCCCCTGCTCCTTGCATCTGCCTTTGCCGGGCGCGAGCCCCTGATGAGGTGCTACCAGGAGGCTATAGAGAAGGGTTACAGGTTTTACAGTTACGGCGATTCGATGATGATTGTGTGAATGCGGAAATGGGAAGATGCGGAAATGTGTAAATGCGAAGATGCGGAAAGGTGATAGGTAAGAGGTGATAGCAACGGCAAAAACTCAGTAAGCAGTATGGAGTAGGCAGCAAAGGCTTTTAGTGCTTACTGCTTACTGCCTACTTTGATTTTGATGACAGTTGTGAGCTATGAGCTAATGGGAACCATTGATATTATAAAAGAAGAAGGAAGCGCGAGGCGAGGTCTACTCAGGACAGCCCATGGCGATGTAGAGACACCCGTTTTCATGCCTGTGGGTACCCAGGGGATTGTCAAGGCTTCGACGCACAG
Protein-coding regions in this window:
- a CDS encoding tRNA-guanine transglycosylase; translated protein: MGTIDIIKEEGSARRGLLRTAHGDVETPVFMPVGTQGIVKASTHRDLHEVGAKMILANAYHLYLRPGDQLIREMGGIHRFSGWDGAVLT